The proteins below are encoded in one region of Paenarthrobacter ilicis:
- a CDS encoding winged helix-turn-helix transcriptional regulator, translating to MSNLAAALDIVGARWALLIVERLLEGPQRYGDLQRDLGVPTNMLATRLRELEAAGVLVRLPLKHNTRAYALTDRGRALGEAIDALARWVGQD from the coding sequence GTGAGCAACCTCGCCGCTGCCCTGGACATAGTGGGAGCGCGGTGGGCCCTGCTCATTGTGGAACGTCTCCTGGAGGGACCCCAGCGGTACGGTGACCTGCAACGCGACCTTGGAGTGCCAACCAACATGCTGGCCACCCGCTTGCGTGAGTTGGAGGCCGCAGGGGTGCTGGTCCGGCTGCCACTGAAGCACAACACCCGCGCTTACGCGTTGACCGATCGGGGCCGCGCCTTGGGTGAGGCGATCGACGCCTTGGCACGTTGGGTAGGGCAGGATTAG
- a CDS encoding Lrp/AsnC family transcriptional regulator: protein MELSEEDLRLINALQIAPRISWSDAGDVLGAHATTLASRWDRLRASGSVWTTAHLMGDPKDMCLAMVDLDCEMHLRPDVISAVSKLPEVITVEEAASNRDLTLTVITQDLDQFSNHVLPKLKDIRGLTKYQTALCTRIHTSGYAWRLNVLTKAEQQALRALAGPESTSPSSPDGMVVPLPDSHLALIPFLARDGRATAAEIARSLGRNPATVQRQLTRVLASRMLSFRCEVAQQFSGFPVTVQWFANVPAGQHEAAATESRSIRNVRFSASTTGRTNFTMIMWLRTLAEVMDMELLLQQRIPGIELVESVVMLNTAKRVGWMLNPDSTATGTVFPPYSELLPAGV from the coding sequence ATGGAGCTCAGCGAAGAAGACCTGCGACTCATCAACGCTCTGCAGATCGCGCCCCGGATCAGCTGGTCGGATGCCGGCGACGTCCTGGGCGCCCACGCCACCACCCTGGCTTCGCGGTGGGACCGTTTGCGGGCCTCGGGCTCCGTCTGGACCACTGCCCACCTCATGGGGGATCCCAAGGACATGTGCCTGGCCATGGTGGACCTCGACTGCGAAATGCACCTGAGGCCGGACGTCATCTCTGCCGTCTCCAAGCTGCCCGAAGTCATCACCGTGGAGGAGGCCGCCAGCAACCGCGACCTCACGCTGACTGTGATCACCCAGGACCTGGACCAATTCAGCAACCACGTGTTGCCGAAGCTTAAGGACATCCGGGGACTGACCAAGTACCAAACGGCGCTCTGTACCCGAATCCACACCAGTGGCTACGCCTGGCGGTTGAATGTCCTCACCAAAGCGGAGCAGCAGGCACTCAGGGCGCTCGCGGGACCTGAGTCAACCAGCCCGTCGTCGCCGGACGGCATGGTGGTCCCGCTCCCCGACAGCCACTTGGCGCTCATCCCGTTCCTGGCCCGCGATGGCAGGGCCACCGCTGCAGAGATCGCCCGATCCCTGGGGCGCAACCCGGCCACTGTGCAAAGGCAGTTGACGCGTGTCCTGGCCAGCCGCATGCTGTCCTTCCGGTGCGAAGTTGCCCAGCAGTTCTCCGGCTTTCCCGTGACTGTCCAATGGTTCGCGAATGTTCCGGCCGGCCAGCACGAGGCAGCAGCCACCGAGTCGCGATCCATCCGGAACGTCCGCTTCTCCGCCTCCACCACCGGCCGCACCAACTTCACCATGATCATGTGGCTCCGGACCCTGGCCGAAGTCATGGACATGGAGTTGCTGCTCCAGCAGCGCATTCCGGGGATAGAGCTGGTGGAGAGCGTCGTGATGCTCAATACCGCCAAACGGGTGGGCTGGATGCTGAACCCGGACTCGACCGCCACCGGAACGGTGTTCCCTCCCTACAGTGAGCTCCTGCCGGCCGGCGTCTAG
- a CDS encoding MFS transporter has translation MTTTAGTSPDVKAHTSHKRTLIGTGIGNAVEWYDWAIYATFSPFIASALFSQADPTSAMLSTLAIFAVGFVARPFGGFVFGWIGDRVGRKTSMTVAVALAAVGSLLIGIAPTFAAVGAFASVMLLVARLIQGLAHGGELPSSQTYLSEMAPKEHRGFWATLIYTSGTAGILAGTLLGAILTNVLSKDDMSAWGWRIPFLIGGALGIYALVMRAKMKETEAFVAEKPNENRLPMWPQIVKYRKQALQVIGLTVGLTVVYYIWGVVAPSYAASALKMDRGAALWAGVIGNVVFIAALPFWGKLSDRIGRKPVIIASSAGAALLHFPMTWLLKDSPWQLAVSMSVMLFFIAGSAAIVPAVYAELFPTHIRTIGVGVPYSICVAAFGGTAPYLQTWLGSIGQGYLFNVYAVILLVVGIAFAFSIPETKGKDLTV, from the coding sequence ATGACCACCACCGCAGGAACGTCCCCGGACGTCAAGGCTCACACCTCGCACAAGCGCACACTGATCGGCACAGGAATCGGCAACGCCGTGGAGTGGTACGACTGGGCCATCTACGCAACGTTCTCGCCGTTCATTGCCAGCGCACTGTTCAGCCAGGCCGATCCCACCTCGGCCATGCTGTCCACCCTGGCGATCTTCGCTGTCGGGTTCGTTGCCCGGCCGTTCGGCGGATTCGTATTCGGCTGGATCGGCGACAGGGTGGGCCGCAAAACGTCCATGACCGTGGCCGTGGCGCTCGCCGCGGTTGGCAGCCTCCTGATCGGCATCGCCCCGACCTTCGCCGCGGTGGGCGCCTTCGCGTCGGTGATGCTCCTGGTGGCCCGCCTCATCCAGGGCCTGGCGCACGGTGGTGAGTTGCCGTCGTCGCAAACGTATTTGTCAGAGATGGCACCCAAAGAACACCGCGGTTTCTGGGCAACGCTCATCTACACCTCCGGCACGGCCGGAATCCTGGCCGGAACGCTGCTGGGCGCCATCCTGACCAATGTCCTGAGCAAGGACGACATGAGCGCCTGGGGTTGGCGCATCCCCTTCCTGATCGGTGGCGCACTGGGTATCTACGCCCTGGTGATGCGGGCCAAAATGAAGGAAACGGAGGCATTCGTTGCCGAGAAGCCGAATGAAAACCGCCTTCCCATGTGGCCGCAGATTGTGAAGTACCGCAAGCAGGCGCTGCAGGTGATCGGCCTGACCGTTGGCCTCACAGTGGTGTACTACATCTGGGGCGTGGTGGCTCCGAGCTATGCTGCCAGCGCGCTGAAGATGGACCGCGGTGCGGCATTGTGGGCCGGTGTGATCGGCAACGTTGTGTTCATCGCGGCCCTGCCGTTCTGGGGCAAGCTGTCGGACAGGATTGGCCGCAAGCCCGTGATCATCGCATCCTCCGCCGGCGCCGCGCTCCTGCACTTCCCCATGACCTGGCTGCTGAAGGATTCACCGTGGCAACTGGCAGTGTCCATGTCCGTGATGCTGTTCTTCATTGCAGGCAGCGCAGCCATTGTTCCCGCTGTTTACGCTGAACTGTTCCCCACCCACATCCGAACCATCGGCGTCGGAGTTCCCTACTCCATCTGCGTTGCAGCATTCGGTGGCACAGCCCCGTACCTGCAGACGTGGCTTGGCAGCATCGGGCAGGGTTACCTGTTCAACGTGTATGCGGTGATCCTGTTGGTGGTGGGCATCGCCTTCGCCTTCTCCATCCCGGAGACCAAGGGCAAGGACCTCACCGTCTAG
- a CDS encoding CynX/NimT family MFS transporter translates to MTSSQQPGYPADHAPPSIAVDAETNEEPPADPTVLRGKRGLVYLGLCLVLIGLNLRTVFSSFSAVLPEITSDAGLPGWALVVLTTVPVTLLGVFAPLAPVLARRFGAERVLLGAMVVLTAGLLLRPAAIGSLGHLPTLLAGTAACGAAIALCNVLLPGVVKRDFPHRLGLMGGLYTTAICASAALGAGFTYPVFTATGHWTSALWFWAVPAAVVLLLFLPLAIRQPAVKHQAIHGGVQVWRSAVAWQVTLFMVLQAMMSFSVFAWMAPILRERGVDGGTAGLIVSVSIVLQMLGSLFAPALATRFKDQRVINMVVALMTGGGFALTIFGPTELIWVWTGLNGLGQGSLTAVALTMIMVRTRDSHTAANLSGMMQGVGYGVGSAGTLMVGQLHQATGGFAAAGILFLVIGVLAAFFGYRAGRDRFV, encoded by the coding sequence GTGACCTCTTCCCAGCAGCCCGGCTACCCCGCGGACCACGCCCCACCGTCAATCGCGGTGGACGCCGAAACCAACGAAGAACCGCCTGCGGACCCCACCGTGCTCCGCGGTAAACGCGGCCTGGTTTACCTTGGCCTGTGCCTTGTCCTGATTGGGTTGAACCTCCGGACGGTCTTCTCGAGTTTCTCCGCGGTACTTCCGGAAATCACGTCCGACGCCGGCCTGCCGGGCTGGGCGCTGGTTGTCCTCACCACCGTGCCGGTCACGTTGCTGGGCGTCTTCGCACCTTTGGCGCCTGTCCTTGCCCGCAGATTCGGGGCGGAGAGGGTACTCCTGGGCGCCATGGTTGTTCTAACGGCGGGGTTGCTCCTGAGGCCGGCCGCAATAGGGAGCCTCGGTCACCTCCCGACACTCCTGGCGGGAACGGCAGCCTGTGGCGCAGCCATTGCACTCTGCAATGTGCTCCTTCCCGGTGTGGTCAAAAGGGACTTCCCGCACCGCCTTGGCCTGATGGGCGGCCTCTATACAACGGCGATCTGCGCTTCGGCTGCCCTTGGCGCGGGCTTCACGTATCCGGTCTTTACGGCAACCGGCCACTGGACCTCGGCGCTGTGGTTCTGGGCGGTGCCTGCCGCCGTCGTACTTTTGCTGTTCCTGCCGCTGGCAATCCGCCAGCCAGCGGTAAAGCACCAGGCCATCCACGGCGGCGTTCAGGTGTGGCGCTCGGCCGTGGCGTGGCAGGTCACCCTTTTCATGGTGCTGCAGGCCATGATGTCCTTCAGCGTGTTCGCCTGGATGGCGCCGATTCTTCGCGAGCGGGGTGTGGACGGTGGAACTGCCGGGCTGATCGTGTCGGTGTCCATTGTGCTGCAGATGCTGGGCTCGCTCTTTGCTCCTGCGCTGGCCACGCGCTTCAAGGATCAGCGGGTCATCAACATGGTGGTGGCACTGATGACAGGCGGCGGTTTTGCGCTGACGATCTTTGGCCCGACGGAACTCATCTGGGTGTGGACCGGGCTCAACGGCCTGGGTCAAGGCTCCCTGACCGCTGTGGCCCTGACCATGATCATGGTCCGCACCCGGGACTCCCACACTGCGGCCAACCTGTCCGGGATGATGCAGGGAGTGGGCTACGGGGTGGGTTCGGCCGGCACGTTGATGGTGGGCCAGCTTCATCAGGCCACGGGCGGCTTTGCTGCAGCAGGAATCCTGTTCCTGGTGATTGGGGTACTCGCCGCGTTCTTCGGCTACCGCGCAGGCCGTGACCGCTTCGTTTAA
- a CDS encoding M20 metallopeptidase family protein gives MTIAADAKELREDIVRLRHDLHREPEIGLQLPRTQEKVLKALDGLPYEITLGKETTSVTAVLRGGAHHDSAEKPVVLLRADMDGLPVQERTGVDYTSRVDGAMHACGHDLHTSMLAGAATLLAERRDQLAGDVILMFQPGEEGFDGASYMIKEGVLDAAGKRADTAYGMHVFSALEPHGQFVTKPGVMLSSSDGLVVTVLGAGGHGSAPHSAKDPVTAAAEMVTALQVMVTRQFNMFDPVVLTVGVLHAGTKRNVIPETARIEATIRTFSEESRRKMMEAVPRLLLGIAAAHGLEADVHYQEEYPLTINDDDETTTAEKVIAGMFGESRHSRMATPLSGSEDFSRVLAEVPGTFVGLSAVAPGADHTASPFNHSPYAMFDDGVLTDGAALYAELAVSRIAALAGN, from the coding sequence ATGACCATCGCCGCTGACGCCAAGGAACTGCGGGAAGACATCGTCCGTCTCCGCCATGACCTCCACCGCGAACCGGAGATCGGCTTGCAACTCCCCCGCACCCAGGAGAAGGTACTCAAGGCCCTGGACGGCCTCCCCTACGAGATCACGCTCGGCAAGGAAACGACGTCGGTCACCGCAGTCCTGCGCGGCGGCGCCCACCACGATTCTGCCGAGAAGCCCGTAGTGCTGCTGCGTGCGGACATGGACGGCCTCCCCGTGCAGGAACGCACCGGGGTGGACTACACCTCCCGGGTGGACGGTGCCATGCACGCCTGCGGACACGACCTCCACACCTCCATGCTCGCTGGTGCGGCCACCCTTCTGGCCGAGCGTCGCGATCAGCTGGCCGGCGATGTCATCCTCATGTTCCAGCCCGGCGAGGAAGGCTTCGACGGTGCCAGCTACATGATCAAGGAAGGTGTCCTGGACGCCGCAGGCAAACGCGCTGACACCGCCTACGGAATGCACGTATTCTCCGCCCTGGAGCCCCACGGCCAGTTCGTCACCAAGCCGGGCGTCATGCTCAGCTCCTCTGACGGACTGGTTGTCACCGTGCTGGGCGCGGGCGGCCACGGCTCGGCCCCGCACTCCGCCAAGGACCCCGTCACCGCTGCAGCGGAAATGGTCACCGCATTGCAGGTCATGGTCACGCGCCAGTTCAACATGTTCGATCCCGTAGTCCTGACCGTCGGTGTCCTGCATGCTGGAACCAAGCGCAACGTCATCCCCGAGACCGCCCGCATCGAGGCCACCATCAGGACCTTCTCCGAAGAGTCCCGCCGGAAGATGATGGAAGCAGTACCCAGGCTTCTGCTCGGCATCGCGGCAGCCCACGGTTTGGAGGCGGATGTGCACTACCAAGAGGAGTACCCCCTCACCATCAACGACGACGACGAAACCACCACCGCGGAAAAGGTCATCGCCGGAATGTTCGGTGAGTCCCGGCACAGCCGGATGGCAACTCCCCTGAGCGGTTCCGAGGACTTTTCCCGGGTCCTCGCCGAAGTTCCCGGCACGTTTGTGGGACTCAGTGCCGTCGCCCCCGGCGCCGACCACACCGCGTCGCCGTTCAACCACTCCCCTTACGCCATGTTCGACGACGGCGTCCTCACCGACGGTGCCGCGCTGTATGCCGAACTCGCCGTGTCCCGCATCGCTGCCCTCGCCGGCAACTGA
- a CDS encoding VOC family protein, giving the protein MSLFITCPVDNVQRATDFYTALGWNLNPEMSDHNVSCFAIAPDQYVMLGSRAMYASVGGSEDLIGGPDTPSKVTVSFDMDSREAVDLIIERAAAAGGRIGDTDDYPFMYQRQFDDPDGYHYSPFWMKPDAAPTA; this is encoded by the coding sequence ATGAGCCTCTTTATCACCTGCCCCGTAGACAATGTCCAACGCGCCACCGACTTCTACACAGCCCTCGGCTGGAACCTCAACCCTGAGATGTCCGATCACAACGTGTCCTGTTTTGCGATCGCTCCCGACCAATACGTGATGCTCGGCAGCCGCGCCATGTACGCGAGCGTCGGGGGTTCCGAGGACCTCATCGGCGGACCGGACACCCCCTCCAAAGTGACGGTCTCCTTCGACATGGACAGCCGGGAAGCGGTGGACCTGATCATTGAGCGTGCCGCAGCTGCCGGTGGCCGGATCGGAGACACCGATGACTACCCCTTCATGTACCAACGCCAATTCGATGACCCTGATGGCTATCACTACTCGCCGTTCTGGATGAAGCCGGACGCCGCTCCCACAGCGTGA
- a CDS encoding carboxypeptidase regulatory-like domain-containing protein: MPLPRTATDHPINNARQRIWAVAVALVLVAAGLIAGAAPASAATYTFKGTVKGKPTATGTATALADVFVGAYTNDDRADYVAGSWTAADGTYSFTVPAAGSYKMRTTCSNSPCAATYAEEWNGNSSSSYGSTPVAVTDAAPTTTFNPQLEAYGSMTGRVTNKAGQPVTDVSVSASPSNGGQVSSTKPDANGNFTLTKIPPNQAYISVRDESGKRLYLEQYWTGTATADTYTAATVPTGVAWTNVNFVLKDETLMEATVVDTAGAPIADVGYVPWVYNDATGTWDGPQMGPLTSNAEGKIYWRMIVGKKYKLCVNDTVYEGTPRDKRYKAECFDNVPTKDTATVLTATAAGQRIKLTMQLEVAGLSLTPGNPYVYGSAQAGQKLTVDPGIWGPAPVTLAYQWQRATDGAELQNIAGATGTEYVPTAADAGYDIWAKVTGTKTGYVTHEIVVHAGKSGAQAVTASKPFTITGTPSAGNTLTVDHGTLTPAPDFGPYYDWFVDGVQDYRTNSKSFAVQASDAGKKVTARLSIYDWPLQPYQGQASVTIAAGALTAPVPTISGATKVGSVLTATPGTWGPAPVTLTYQWYRTGVAITGATAATYTLTSADLGKTMTVKVTGTKAGYTTTAKTSAATAAVAAGTLTAPVPTITGTAKVGAVLTAAPGTWGPAPVTLTYQWYRTGVAITGATAATYTLTSADLGKTMTVKVTGTKSGFTTAAKTSAATAAVTVGTLTAPVPTITGTAKVGAVLTAAPGTWGPAPVTLTYQWYRTGVAITGATAATYTLTSADLGKTMTVKVTGTKSGFTTAAKTSAATAAVAVGTLTGPTPTVSGTAKVGSVVTATPGTWGPAPVTLTYQWYRGSTAITGATASTYTLVAADKGSAIKVRVTGSKTAYTSLARYSAATALIG; encoded by the coding sequence ATGCCGTTGCCGCGAACCGCAACCGACCATCCGATCAACAATGCGCGGCAAAGGATATGGGCCGTTGCAGTGGCCTTGGTCCTGGTGGCCGCGGGCCTCATTGCGGGCGCCGCTCCGGCCTCGGCCGCTACGTATACCTTCAAAGGGACGGTCAAAGGGAAACCGACGGCAACAGGGACAGCCACGGCGCTTGCCGATGTATTTGTGGGCGCGTACACCAACGATGACCGTGCCGACTATGTAGCCGGCTCCTGGACCGCTGCCGATGGCACCTACAGTTTCACGGTGCCGGCAGCCGGCAGCTACAAGATGCGCACCACCTGCAGCAACAGCCCCTGCGCGGCCACTTACGCCGAGGAATGGAACGGAAACTCGTCCAGTTCTTACGGTTCGACGCCGGTGGCCGTCACCGATGCTGCCCCCACCACCACGTTCAACCCGCAGCTGGAAGCCTATGGCAGCATGACGGGCCGGGTCACCAACAAGGCGGGCCAGCCGGTCACGGACGTGTCCGTCTCGGCGTCACCCAGCAATGGCGGCCAGGTCAGCAGCACCAAGCCGGACGCCAACGGCAACTTCACGCTGACCAAAATTCCGCCCAACCAGGCCTACATCAGCGTCCGCGACGAGTCCGGTAAGCGGCTTTACCTCGAGCAGTACTGGACCGGGACGGCCACGGCGGACACCTACACCGCCGCCACTGTCCCCACCGGAGTTGCCTGGACCAATGTGAACTTCGTCCTGAAGGACGAGACCCTCATGGAAGCCACCGTGGTGGACACCGCAGGTGCACCAATTGCCGACGTCGGCTACGTCCCCTGGGTCTACAACGACGCCACCGGCACCTGGGATGGACCGCAGATGGGCCCGCTGACCTCCAACGCCGAGGGCAAGATTTACTGGCGCATGATCGTCGGCAAAAAGTACAAGCTCTGCGTCAATGACACTGTCTACGAAGGCACACCCCGTGACAAGCGGTACAAGGCAGAATGCTTCGACAACGTTCCCACCAAGGACACCGCCACCGTGCTCACGGCAACAGCCGCCGGCCAGCGGATCAAGCTGACCATGCAGCTGGAAGTAGCCGGCCTGTCGCTGACCCCCGGCAATCCCTACGTGTACGGCTCTGCCCAGGCGGGCCAGAAGCTGACGGTTGATCCCGGCATCTGGGGACCTGCCCCTGTGACCCTGGCCTACCAGTGGCAACGCGCCACGGACGGCGCCGAACTCCAGAACATTGCCGGTGCCACCGGCACGGAATACGTACCGACGGCGGCCGATGCCGGGTACGACATCTGGGCCAAAGTCACGGGTACCAAAACCGGGTACGTCACACACGAAATCGTGGTTCACGCTGGAAAATCAGGTGCCCAGGCAGTGACAGCGTCCAAGCCCTTCACCATCACCGGGACCCCGAGCGCTGGGAACACGCTCACCGTGGACCACGGGACGTTGACTCCCGCTCCCGACTTCGGCCCCTATTACGACTGGTTCGTTGACGGCGTTCAGGACTACCGGACCAACAGTAAGTCCTTCGCGGTCCAGGCCTCCGATGCCGGCAAGAAGGTCACTGCACGGCTCAGCATTTATGACTGGCCGCTCCAGCCCTATCAAGGCCAAGCCAGCGTCACCATTGCTGCCGGCGCCTTGACCGCTCCGGTTCCCACCATCTCAGGGGCAACCAAGGTGGGCTCAGTTTTGACGGCAACGCCGGGCACGTGGGGCCCCGCTCCCGTGACCCTGACCTACCAGTGGTACCGGACCGGCGTCGCCATCACCGGCGCAACCGCCGCCACCTACACGCTGACCTCGGCCGATCTGGGCAAGACCATGACCGTCAAGGTCACGGGAACCAAGGCCGGATACACCACCACCGCCAAAACGTCCGCCGCCACCGCAGCCGTTGCTGCCGGCACTTTGACCGCTCCGGTTCCCACCATTACCGGGACGGCCAAGGTTGGTGCCGTTCTGACCGCGGCTCCCGGCACGTGGGGCCCCGCTCCCGTGACCCTGACCTACCAGTGGTACCGGACCGGCGTCGCCATCACCGGCGCAACCGCCGCCACCTACACGCTGACCTCGGCCGATCTGGGCAAGACCATGACCGTCAAGGTCACCGGAACAAAATCCGGATTTACGACGGCGGCCAAGACGTCCGCTGCCACCGCAGCAGTAACGGTGGGCACGTTGACCGCTCCGGTTCCCACCATTACCGGGACGGCCAAGGTTGGTGCCGTTCTGACCGCGGCTCCCGGCACGTGGGGCCCCGCCCCCGTGACCCTGACCTACCAGTGGTACCGGACCGGCGTCGCCATCACCGGCGCAACCGCCGCCACCTACACGCTGACCTCGGCCGATCTGGGCAAGACCATGACCGTCAAGGTCACCGGAACAAAATCCGGATTTACGACGGCGGCCAAGACGTCCGCTGCCACCGCAGCAGTAGCGGTGGGTACCTTGACCGGGCCCACGCCGACGGTCAGCGGAACGGCCAAGGTTGGCTCCGTAGTAACTGCCACTCCCGGCACCTGGGGGCCGGCTCCCGTGACCCTCACCTACCAGTGGTACCGCGGAAGCACAGCCATCACGGGTGCCACTGCCTCGACGTACACGCTGGTTGCTGCCGATAAGGGCAGCGCCATCAAAGTACGGGTCACCGGTTCCAAGACGGCCTACACCTCGTTGGCCCGTTACTCGGCCGCCACGGCACTGATCGGCTGA
- a CDS encoding FG-GAP repeat domain-containing protein — translation MCSPRGDFDGDGNNDVLGRDEDGDLYLYPGDGAGGWKGRSLVGTGWDIFDSILGPGDFDGDGINDVMARDAEGDLHLYPGDGDGGWQEPSVVGTGWQVFDKVVASGDLSGDGNVDLLGRDFDGYMHHYRSDGRGGLEGAGTWGPGWGSMVDVLGVGSYTHNLGEAIHWGHNVTRNDFVAINADGDLLKYYGFVPTSQTIGTGWGIFQSLI, via the coding sequence TTGTGTTCTCCCCGGGGTGACTTTGACGGGGACGGAAACAACGATGTCCTTGGCAGGGACGAAGACGGCGACTTGTACCTATACCCGGGTGACGGTGCGGGCGGTTGGAAAGGCCGGTCCCTGGTTGGCACGGGTTGGGACATTTTTGACAGCATCCTGGGCCCGGGAGACTTCGACGGAGACGGCATCAACGATGTCATGGCGCGTGACGCCGAAGGTGACCTTCACCTGTATCCCGGCGATGGCGACGGCGGATGGCAGGAACCCAGCGTTGTGGGGACCGGTTGGCAGGTCTTCGACAAGGTAGTTGCTTCCGGTGACCTCAGCGGTGACGGGAATGTGGACCTGTTGGGACGCGACTTCGACGGGTACATGCACCACTACCGTTCAGACGGCAGAGGGGGTTTGGAAGGTGCCGGCACCTGGGGGCCCGGATGGGGGTCCATGGTGGACGTCCTCGGTGTGGGCAGCTATACCCACAACCTGGGGGAGGCCATCCACTGGGGTCACAACGTAACCCGGAACGACTTCGTAGCGATCAACGCTGACGGAGATCTCCTGAAGTACTACGGCTTTGTTCCCACCTCCCAGACCATTGGGACAGGCTGGGGCATCTTCCAGTCGCTTATCTAG
- the trmB gene encoding tRNA (guanosine(46)-N7)-methyltransferase TrmB, which translates to MSETPDSPRPVTPGTQASFGTYGGRPVSFVRRGTRLQGRRQAAWEEHAERWAVQVPRHVANTSVHPDYTFDAEAVFGRKAPLIVEIGSGLGDAVVHAAEENPDKDFLAVEVYTPGLANTIIKINSRGLTNVRVVEANAPEVLESMLPEGSVSELWVFFPDPWHKARHHKRRLIQPAFASVAAKALQKGGYWRIATDWSNYAVHVREVLADSTEFENMHEGERSGEESPLTQVWESGVESVVGGAPVREGRAPVSTEHTGPNQGVDEEGGWAPRFEGRIRTSFENKAHEAGRMIFDLTYRKI; encoded by the coding sequence ATGAGTGAAACCCCAGATTCCCCGCGACCAGTCACGCCCGGCACCCAGGCCTCGTTCGGTACCTACGGCGGCCGGCCTGTCAGCTTTGTGCGCCGCGGAACCCGTTTGCAGGGCCGCAGGCAGGCAGCATGGGAAGAGCATGCCGAACGCTGGGCCGTCCAGGTCCCGCGCCACGTCGCCAATACCTCGGTGCACCCGGATTACACGTTCGACGCCGAGGCTGTCTTTGGGCGGAAGGCTCCCCTGATCGTGGAGATCGGCTCAGGCCTGGGCGACGCCGTGGTGCACGCAGCCGAGGAGAACCCGGACAAGGACTTCCTGGCCGTGGAGGTCTACACGCCCGGGTTGGCCAACACCATCATCAAAATCAACAGCCGCGGCCTGACCAACGTCCGGGTGGTGGAAGCCAACGCCCCGGAAGTCCTGGAGTCAATGCTCCCCGAGGGCTCCGTCAGCGAGCTGTGGGTGTTCTTCCCGGACCCCTGGCACAAGGCACGGCACCACAAGCGCCGCCTCATCCAGCCCGCGTTCGCCTCGGTTGCCGCCAAGGCACTGCAAAAGGGTGGCTACTGGCGCATCGCCACGGACTGGTCCAACTACGCCGTGCACGTCCGGGAAGTCCTTGCAGACTCCACTGAATTCGAGAACATGCACGAAGGCGAGCGCAGCGGCGAGGAGAGCCCGTTGACGCAAGTGTGGGAATCCGGCGTCGAATCCGTGGTGGGCGGCGCCCCTGTGCGGGAAGGCCGCGCCCCGGTCAGCACCGAACACACGGGCCCCAACCAGGGCGTGGACGAGGAAGGCGGCTGGGCTCCCCGGTTCGAGGGCCGCATCCGGACCAGCTTTGAGAACAAGGCCCACGAGGCCGGGCGCATGATTTTCGACCTCACGTACCGCAAGATCTAA
- a CDS encoding DUF1272 domain-containing protein, with translation MLEIRPNCECCDRDIPPSGEAYICTFECTWCPDCVDRFPNRSCPNCGGNLQLRPVRPAAALLNNPASTTRVVSPGCLGQ, from the coding sequence ATGCTGGAGATCCGCCCGAACTGTGAATGCTGCGATCGCGACATCCCGCCATCCGGCGAGGCGTACATTTGTACGTTTGAATGCACGTGGTGCCCGGATTGCGTTGACCGCTTCCCCAACCGTTCCTGCCCCAACTGCGGCGGGAACCTTCAGCTGCGCCCGGTCCGGCCGGCTGCCGCCTTGCTCAACAATCCAGCCAGCACCACGCGCGTTGTGTCTCCCGGTTGCCTGGGCCAATGA
- a CDS encoding pyridoxamine 5'-phosphate oxidase family protein — MSASERTLELVLGSLVAATEGRTAFTLGFLGTTGTDGGPRVRAVILRDVDRSAGHVMVATNALSDKVAEMGHQPRVALTLYDDDHGVQLRIRGTAEVVRDQMERRRAWERFSPSSRHLYASRLVPGTPIADQPLDGQDADETAMERFAWIRIDMTHLDWLDLSGDPHIRWQFTRDGSRWRGQEIVP, encoded by the coding sequence ATGAGTGCAAGCGAGCGGACGTTGGAGCTGGTCCTGGGTTCCTTGGTGGCGGCCACGGAGGGGCGCACTGCCTTTACCCTCGGTTTCCTGGGCACTACGGGTACGGACGGAGGACCGCGGGTCCGGGCTGTCATCCTTCGGGATGTTGACCGCTCCGCCGGGCACGTCATGGTGGCCACCAACGCACTGTCAGACAAGGTTGCGGAAATGGGCCACCAGCCACGGGTGGCGCTGACTTTGTACGACGACGACCACGGGGTTCAGCTCCGCATCAGGGGGACCGCTGAGGTGGTCAGGGACCAGATGGAACGACGCCGTGCCTGGGAACGGTTCAGCCCTTCAAGCCGCCATCTCTACGCATCCCGGCTTGTTCCCGGAACTCCCATTGCGGACCAGCCTCTTGACGGCCAGGATGCTGATGAGACGGCCATGGAGCGATTTGCCTGGATCAGAATCGACATGACGCATCTTGACTGGCTGGACCTGTCAGGCGATCCCCATATCCGTTGGCAGTTCACGCGTGACGGCAGCAGGTGGCGCGGGCAGGAAATTGTTCCCTGA